Proteins from a genomic interval of Lelliottia amnigena:
- the yeiH_1 gene encoding inner membrane protein YeiH yields MTAITLHNHRSVWHYAPGLALSAAITGAALWGGSIPAVAGAGFSALTLAILLGMVVGNTV; encoded by the coding sequence ATGACAGCAATTACCCTACACAATCATCGTTCAGTGTGGCATTACGCGCCGGGGCTTGCGCTCAGTGCCGCCATCACTGGTGCAGCATTATGGGGCGGGAGTATTCCGGCCGTCGCAGGTGCCGGGTTTAGCGCACTCACGTTGGCTATTCTGCTCGGCATGGTGGTCGGCAATACGGTATAA
- the lysP_2 gene encoding Lysine-specific permease, translating to MVSENKTTEAPALRRELKARHLTMIAIGGSIGTGLFVASGATISAAGPGGALFSYMLIGLMVYFLMTSLGELAAYMPVSGSFSTYGQKYVEEGFGFALGWNYWYNWAVTIAVDLVAAQLVMNWWFPDTPGWIWSAIFLAVIFLLNYISVRGFGEAEYWFSLIKVTTVIIFIIVGVAMIVGIFKGAEPAGWSNWEIGEAPFAGGFAAMIGVAMIVGFSFQGTELIGIAAGESEDPEKNIPRAVRQVFWRILLFYVFAILIISLIIPYTDPSLLRNDVKDISVSPFTLVFQHAGLLSAAAVMNAVILTAVLSAGNSGMYASTRMLYTLACDGKAPRIFAKLSRGGVPRNALYATTVVAGLCFLTSMFGNQTVYLWLLNTSGMTGFIAWLGIAISHYRFRRGYVMQGHDINDLPYRSGFFPIGPIFAFVLCLIITLGQNYEAFLSDTIDWGGVMATYIGIPLFLIIWFGYKLTKGTRFVSYSEMDFPGRFKK from the coding sequence ATGGTTTCAGAAAATAAAACCACAGAAGCGCCCGCGCTACGTCGCGAACTCAAGGCGCGTCACCTGACAATGATCGCCATTGGCGGATCCATTGGGACAGGTCTTTTTGTTGCATCCGGTGCAACCATTTCAGCGGCAGGTCCTGGCGGCGCGCTGTTTTCGTATATGTTGATTGGCCTGATGGTGTATTTCCTGATGACCAGCCTGGGCGAACTGGCGGCATACATGCCGGTTTCCGGCTCCTTTTCGACTTACGGTCAAAAATACGTAGAAGAAGGCTTTGGCTTCGCGCTGGGCTGGAACTACTGGTACAACTGGGCGGTAACTATCGCTGTTGACCTCGTGGCCGCGCAGCTGGTGATGAACTGGTGGTTCCCGGACACGCCGGGCTGGATCTGGAGCGCTATTTTCCTGGCGGTGATTTTCCTGCTGAACTACATCTCGGTACGTGGTTTTGGTGAGGCAGAATACTGGTTCTCCCTGATCAAAGTGACGACCGTGATTATCTTCATCATTGTCGGCGTGGCGATGATTGTGGGCATCTTTAAAGGGGCGGAACCGGCGGGCTGGAGCAACTGGGAAATTGGCGAGGCGCCGTTTGCCGGGGGATTTGCGGCCATGATTGGCGTGGCGATGATTGTTGGTTTCTCCTTTCAGGGAACGGAACTGATTGGTATTGCTGCCGGTGAATCGGAAGATCCGGAGAAGAACATTCCGCGCGCAGTGCGTCAGGTGTTCTGGCGTATTCTGCTGTTCTACGTGTTCGCCATTCTGATTATCAGCCTGATCATTCCTTACACCGACCCGAGCCTGCTGCGTAACGATGTGAAAGATATCAGCGTCAGCCCGTTCACGCTGGTCTTCCAGCATGCTGGTCTGCTTTCTGCGGCGGCGGTGATGAACGCGGTTATTCTGACGGCGGTGCTTTCTGCGGGTAACTCCGGCATGTACGCCTCAACGCGTATGCTGTACACCCTGGCGTGCGACGGTAAAGCGCCCCGCATTTTTGCCAAACTGTCACGCGGCGGTGTGCCGCGCAATGCGCTGTACGCCACCACGGTGGTCGCGGGGCTGTGCTTCCTGACCTCTATGTTTGGTAATCAGACGGTCTATTTGTGGTTACTTAATACCTCCGGTATGACGGGCTTTATCGCCTGGCTGGGGATCGCCATCAGTCACTATCGTTTCCGTCGCGGTTACGTTATGCAAGGGCATGATATTAATGACCTGCCATACCGCTCAGGATTCTTCCCGATTGGGCCGATCTTCGCCTTCGTTCTGTGCCTGATCATCACGCTCGGTCAGAATTACGAAGCCTTCCTGTCAGACACCATTGACTGGGGCGGCGTGATGGCGACGTATATCGGGATTCCGCTGTTCCTGATTATCTGGTTTGGCTACAAACTGACAAAAGGCACGCGCTTCGTCAGCTACAGTGAAATGGACTTCCCTGGACGATTCAAAAAATAA
- the yeiG gene encoding carboxylesterase, with protein MELLEEHRCFEGRQQRWRHDSTTLNCAMTFSIFLPPTDGKAKPPVLYWLSGLTCNDENFTTKAGAQRVAAELGIALVMPDTSPRGDDVADDAGYDLGKGAGFYLNATQQPWASHYRMYDYIRNELPALIAAEFDVGDRCAISGHSMGGHGALIMALKNPGMFTSVSAFAPIVNPTQVPWGQKAFSHYLGEDTDKWQEWDSCALMQASQPGDAIPTLIDQGDADQFLANQLQPAVLAEVARQKAWPLTLRIQPGHDHSYYFIASYIEDHLRFHAEHLFK; from the coding sequence ATGGAACTGCTCGAAGAGCACCGTTGTTTTGAAGGTCGGCAGCAGCGCTGGCGGCACGACTCCACAACACTGAATTGCGCGATGACGTTCAGTATATTTCTACCGCCAACCGACGGGAAGGCAAAACCGCCGGTGCTGTACTGGCTTTCTGGCCTGACCTGCAACGATGAAAACTTCACCACCAAAGCGGGTGCGCAGCGCGTTGCCGCCGAGCTGGGCATTGCTCTTGTTATGCCGGACACCAGTCCCCGTGGCGATGATGTCGCCGATGATGCGGGTTACGACTTAGGTAAAGGCGCAGGATTTTATCTGAACGCCACGCAGCAGCCGTGGGCAAGCCATTACCGGATGTATGATTACATTCGTAATGAACTGCCCGCGCTGATTGCAGCGGAATTTGATGTCGGTGACCGATGCGCGATCAGCGGGCATTCGATGGGCGGACACGGTGCGCTCATTATGGCGCTCAAAAATCCTGGCATGTTCACCAGCGTGTCGGCGTTTGCCCCGATCGTGAATCCCACGCAGGTACCGTGGGGACAAAAAGCGTTTTCACACTATCTGGGTGAAGATACGGATAAATGGCAGGAGTGGGACAGCTGTGCGCTGATGCAGGCGAGCCAGCCGGGAGACGCCATTCCTACGCTTATCGATCAGGGCGATGCGGATCAGTTCCTCGCCAACCAGCTCCAGCCAGCTGTCCTTGCAGAAGTGGCGCGCCAGAAAGCCTGGCCGCTGACGTTACGCATTCAGCCGGGTCACGATCACAGCTACTATTTCATCGCATCGTATATTGAAGATCATCTCCGTTTCCATGCGGAGCATTTGTTCAAGTAA
- the yeiB gene encoding protein YeiB, with protein sequence MERNVTLDFIRGVAILGILLLNISAFGLPKAAYLNPAWYGEITRRDAWTWAILDLFAQVKFLTLFALLFGAGLQILLKRGKRWIQSRLTLLVILGFIHGLFLWDGDILLAYGLVGLICWRMIRDAQDAKSLFNTGVMLYAIGIGVLLLLGMISGGTTNRSWIPGAASLQYEQYWKLKGGVEAISNRADMLGDNLLALGAQYGWQLAGMMLIGAALMRTGWLKGAFSLRHYRLTGAGLVLLGMAINLPAVSAQWMLGWDYRWCAFLLQAPRELSAPFQTIGYASLIFGFWPQIARFRLAAAVACVGRMALSNYLLQTVICTTLFYRLGLFMKFDRFQLMAFVIPVWMVNMLFSVIWLRYFRQGPVEWVWRQLTALASGVSLNNTSR encoded by the coding sequence ATGGAGCGTAATGTCACGCTGGATTTTATACGTGGCGTTGCCATCCTCGGTATCCTGCTGCTCAACATTAGCGCCTTTGGTCTGCCAAAGGCGGCTTATCTCAATCCTGCCTGGTATGGCGAAATCACCCGCCGCGACGCATGGACCTGGGCGATTTTAGATCTGTTTGCGCAGGTCAAATTCCTCACGCTCTTTGCGTTACTTTTTGGTGCGGGTCTCCAGATTTTGCTCAAGCGCGGCAAGCGCTGGATTCAGTCCCGCCTCACGCTGCTGGTCATCCTCGGGTTTATTCACGGTCTGTTTTTGTGGGATGGCGACATTCTTCTGGCCTATGGTTTAGTCGGGCTGATTTGCTGGCGCATGATCCGCGACGCGCAGGATGCCAAAAGCCTGTTTAACACTGGCGTGATGCTCTATGCCATTGGCATTGGGGTCCTGCTGCTGCTGGGTATGATTTCGGGCGGTACCACGAATCGTTCGTGGATCCCTGGCGCGGCATCGCTCCAGTATGAGCAATACTGGAAGCTGAAAGGCGGCGTCGAAGCGATCAGCAATCGGGCGGATATGCTCGGAGACAATCTGCTCGCATTAGGGGCGCAATACGGCTGGCAGCTGGCGGGGATGATGCTGATCGGTGCCGCGCTGATGCGCACCGGCTGGCTAAAAGGGGCGTTTAGCCTCAGGCATTATCGCCTCACGGGAGCCGGACTGGTTCTGTTGGGCATGGCGATTAACCTGCCTGCGGTGAGTGCGCAATGGATGTTGGGCTGGGACTATCGCTGGTGTGCTTTTCTGTTGCAGGCTCCGCGAGAGCTAAGCGCGCCGTTCCAGACCATCGGCTATGCGTCGCTTATTTTCGGGTTCTGGCCGCAAATTGCACGTTTCAGATTAGCCGCTGCTGTCGCGTGCGTTGGACGCATGGCTCTCAGTAATTACCTGCTGCAAACCGTAATCTGCACGACGCTTTTCTATCGATTAGGCCTGTTTATGAAATTCGACAGGTTCCAGCTCATGGCATTTGTGATCCCCGTTTGGATGGTCAACATGCTCTTTTCCGTTATCTGGTTGCGCTATTTCCGTCAGGGCCCGGTGGAATGGGTATGGCGTCAATTAACCGCACTTGCTTCGGGTGTTTCATTGAATAATACATCCAGATAA
- the cmpR_1 gene encoding DNA-binding transcriptional regulator, with translation MSVGNSQDVINAIIDFRVDIGLIEGRVITSILLPSRGWKMNWWSLLLQLQHCCTATSRWNAWRRAPWILREHGSGTREIVDYLLLSHLPQFHLGMELGNSEAIKHAVRHGLGISCLSRRVIAEQLESGSLVEIPVPLPKLVRTLWCIHHRQKHLSSSLQRFLRYCNN, from the coding sequence ATGAGCGTCGGCAATAGCCAGGATGTGATTAACGCCATTATCGATTTTCGCGTGGATATCGGGCTTATCGAAGGCCGTGTCATAACGTCGATATTATTGCCGAGCCGTGGCTGGAAGATGAACTGGTGGTCTTTGCTTCTCCAGCTTCAGCATTGTTGCACGGCGACGTCACGCTGGAACGCCTGGCGCAGGGCCCCGTGGATTTTACGTGAACACGGTTCCGGCACGCGCGAAATCGTCGATTATCTGCTGCTTTCCCATTTGCCGCAGTTCCATCTGGGAATGGAATTAGGGAACTCCGAAGCCATTAAACATGCCGTGCGTCACGGCCTGGGAATCAGCTGTTTGTCGCGTCGGGTGATTGCCGAACAGCTTGAGAGCGGTTCGCTGGTGGAAATCCCCGTCCCGTTGCCCAAGCTGGTGCGCACGCTGTGGTGTATTCATCATCGGCAGAAACACCTCTCCAGTTCTCTTCAGCGTTTTCTGCGTTACTGCAACAACTAG
- the cirA_2 gene encoding colicin I receptor, with protein MFRLNPFVRGGLCASALSFALPVIAAESGDTLVVTASATEQNLKDAPASISVITQQDLQRKPVNNLKDVLREVPGVQLTSEGDNRKGVSIRGLDSSYTLILVDGKRVSSRNAVFRHNDFDLNWIPVDAIERIEVVRGPMSSLYGSDALGGVVNIITKKIGQKWTGTLTADTTIQHHRDRGDTYNGQFYTSGPLVDGVLGLKAFGSLSKREKDDQQKSSTTATGETPRIEGFTSRSGNVELAWTPDENHDFTAGYGYDRQDRDSDSLNKNRLDRQNYSLSHNGRWDMGNSELKVYGEKVDNKNPGNSSPITSESTAVDGKYVLPLGEISQLLTLGGEWRHDKLKDPVNLTGGTSNNTSASQYALFIEDEWRIFEPLALTTGVRMDDHETYGDHWSPRAYLVYNATDTMTVKGGWATAFKAPSLLQLSPDWTTGSCRGACEIVGSPDLKPETSESFELGLYYAGEEGWLEGVQASITTFQNNVDDRISITRTANVNDAQSYPNYVGLNGDGEPIFRYYNVNKARIRGVETELKFPLAEDWKMTLNYTYNDGRDISNGGNKPLSELPFHTANGTVDWQATQAWSFYVQGNYTGEKRAVADGDTTPGGYVVWNTGGAWQATKNVKLRAGVQNLLDKDLSRDDYSYTEDGRRYFMAVDYQF; from the coding sequence ATGTTTAGGTTGAATCCCTTCGTAAGGGGAGGACTTTGTGCGTCCGCACTGTCCTTTGCCCTGCCTGTGATTGCTGCGGAATCTGGCGACACGTTGGTTGTCACTGCATCGGCCACCGAACAAAACCTCAAAGATGCGCCTGCCAGTATCAGCGTCATCACTCAGCAGGATCTGCAACGTAAGCCGGTCAACAACCTGAAAGATGTCCTGCGGGAAGTGCCAGGCGTGCAATTAACCAGCGAAGGGGATAACCGTAAAGGCGTGAGCATCCGAGGACTGGACAGCAGCTATACGCTGATTCTGGTTGACGGTAAGCGCGTCAGCTCGCGCAATGCCGTATTCCGTCATAACGACTTCGATCTCAACTGGATCCCGGTTGACGCCATTGAGCGTATCGAAGTGGTGCGCGGGCCAATGTCATCGCTGTATGGTTCCGATGCGCTGGGTGGGGTGGTGAATATCATCACCAAGAAAATTGGTCAAAAATGGACTGGTACGCTGACGGCGGACACCACCATCCAGCACCACCGCGATCGTGGCGATACCTATAACGGCCAGTTCTACACCAGCGGTCCGCTGGTGGACGGCGTTCTGGGGCTGAAAGCCTTCGGAAGCCTCTCTAAGCGTGAAAAAGACGATCAGCAAAAATCCTCCACGACCGCGACCGGCGAAACGCCGCGCATTGAAGGCTTTACCAGCCGCAGTGGTAATGTGGAACTCGCCTGGACGCCAGACGAAAATCATGATTTTACCGCAGGCTACGGTTACGACCGTCAGGATCGCGACTCCGACTCGCTCAACAAGAACCGTCTGGATCGCCAGAACTATTCTCTAAGCCACAATGGCCGCTGGGATATGGGCAACAGCGAACTGAAAGTTTACGGTGAAAAAGTCGATAACAAAAATCCGGGAAACAGCAGCCCGATCACCTCGGAAAGCACTGCCGTGGACGGGAAATACGTGCTGCCGCTGGGTGAAATCAGTCAGCTGCTGACTCTGGGTGGCGAATGGCGTCACGATAAGCTGAAAGATCCGGTCAACCTGACGGGTGGTACCAGCAATAACACCTCGGCCAGCCAGTACGCGCTCTTTATCGAAGATGAATGGCGTATCTTCGAGCCGCTGGCGCTGACCACCGGCGTGCGTATGGATGACCATGAAACCTATGGCGATCACTGGAGCCCGCGTGCGTATCTGGTGTATAACGCGACCGACACGATGACGGTGAAAGGTGGCTGGGCCACGGCCTTTAAAGCGCCATCACTCCTGCAGCTTAGCCCTGACTGGACCACCGGTTCTTGCCGCGGCGCATGCGAAATTGTGGGGAGCCCGGATCTAAAACCAGAAACCAGCGAAAGCTTCGAACTCGGCCTTTATTACGCCGGGGAAGAGGGCTGGTTAGAAGGCGTTCAGGCCAGCATCACCACCTTCCAGAATAACGTGGATGATCGCATTAGCATCACCCGTACCGCCAACGTTAACGATGCGCAAAGTTACCCGAATTATGTCGGGTTGAACGGCGACGGCGAACCGATTTTCCGCTATTACAACGTCAACAAAGCGCGTATTCGTGGCGTCGAAACGGAACTGAAATTCCCGCTGGCAGAAGACTGGAAAATGACGCTGAACTACACCTATAACGATGGGCGTGATATTAGCAACGGCGGTAATAAACCGCTGTCCGAACTGCCGTTCCATACGGCAAACGGTACGGTTGACTGGCAGGCGACCCAGGCATGGTCATTCTACGTGCAGGGTAACTACACGGGTGAGAAGCGCGCCGTTGCCGATGGTGATACAACGCCTGGCGGTTATGTCGTCTGGAATACGGGCGGAGCGTGGCAGGCAACGAAAAACGTTAAGCTGCGTGCCGGCGTGCAAAACCTGCTGGATAAAGATCTCAGCCGTGACGATTACAGCTATACGGAAGATGGCCGTCGTTACTTTATGGCCGTAGATTATCAGTTCTGA
- the galS gene encoding HTH-type transcriptional regulator galS → MITIRDVARIAGVSVATVSRVLNNSALVSPETRESVMKAVTQLGYRPNANAQALATQVSDTIGVVVMDVSDAFFGALVKAVDVVAQQHNKYVLIGNSYHEAEKERHAIEVLIRQRCNALIVHSKALSDEELAGFMDHIDGMVLINRVVPGYAHRCVALDNVSGAMMATRMLINNGHQRIGYLASSHHIEDDDMRREGWQNAMKEAGIMPVDSWIGTGAPDMQGGEAAMVELLGRNLQLTAVFAYNDSMAAGALTALKDNGIAVPQHLSLIGFDDIPIARYTDPQLTTVRYPIASMARLATELALQGAAGQLDSSATHCFMPTLVRRHSVAIRQIVAPITN, encoded by the coding sequence ATGATCACCATTCGTGACGTGGCCCGCATCGCGGGTGTTTCTGTTGCTACCGTTTCTCGCGTCCTGAACAACAGCGCGCTGGTGAGTCCTGAAACGCGTGAAAGCGTGATGAAAGCGGTCACGCAGCTGGGCTATCGGCCAAATGCTAACGCTCAGGCGCTCGCCACTCAGGTGAGTGACACCATCGGCGTTGTGGTGATGGATGTGTCAGATGCATTCTTTGGCGCGCTGGTGAAAGCCGTGGACGTTGTTGCCCAGCAGCACAATAAATACGTGCTGATCGGCAACAGCTATCATGAAGCTGAAAAAGAGCGTCATGCCATTGAAGTGCTGATACGTCAGCGATGTAACGCCCTGATTGTTCACTCAAAAGCGTTGAGCGATGAAGAGTTGGCAGGTTTCATGGATCACATCGATGGGATGGTTCTGATTAACCGCGTTGTACCGGGCTACGCCCACCGCTGCGTGGCGCTGGATAACGTCAGCGGCGCCATGATGGCCACGCGAATGCTGATCAATAACGGCCACCAGCGCATCGGTTATCTGGCCTCAAGCCATCACATTGAAGATGACGACATGCGGCGTGAGGGCTGGCAGAACGCAATGAAAGAAGCGGGGATTATGCCTGTCGATAGCTGGATAGGTACCGGTGCACCGGATATGCAGGGTGGGGAGGCCGCCATGGTCGAATTGCTAGGACGCAATTTGCAGCTCACGGCGGTATTTGCCTACAACGACAGCATGGCCGCCGGGGCGCTTACCGCGCTAAAAGACAACGGAATTGCGGTGCCACAGCATTTGTCATTGATTGGTTTCGATGATATCCCCATTGCGCGGTACACAGACCCTCAGCTAACCACGGTGCGTTACCCTATTGCGTCGATGGCGCGTCTTGCCACTGAGTTGGCGTTACAGGGCGCCGCAGGGCAGCTTGATTCGAGCGCAACACACTGTTTCATGCCAACTTTAGTGCGTCGTCATTCTGTTGCTATTCGGCAAATTGTGGC
- the yeiH_2 gene encoding inner membrane protein YeiH, which produces MGAAAVLATEPVVKAESSKVTVAVATVVIFGTLAIFLYPAMYPLVAHWFTPETYGIYIGSTMHEVAQVVAAGHAISPEAENSAVIAKMLRVMMLAPFLIILAARVKQLTPAGKGEKSKITIPWFAILFIAVAVFNSFHLLPKAMVDMLVTLDTVLLAMAMAALGVTTHVSALKKAGAKPLLMALMLFVWLIVGGGAINLAVHSLMA; this is translated from the coding sequence GTGGGGGCCGCGGCAGTACTCGCGACGGAACCGGTGGTTAAGGCGGAATCCAGTAAAGTCACGGTTGCAGTGGCGACCGTGGTTATCTTCGGTACGCTGGCGATTTTCCTTTATCCGGCGATGTATCCGCTGGTCGCACACTGGTTCACACCTGAAACGTACGGCATTTATATTGGCTCAACGATGCACGAAGTGGCACAAGTTGTCGCTGCGGGTCACGCCATCAGCCCTGAGGCGGAAAATTCAGCGGTCATTGCCAAAATGCTGCGCGTGATGATGCTGGCACCGTTCCTGATTATTCTGGCCGCACGTGTTAAACAGCTGACACCCGCCGGGAAAGGTGAAAAAAGTAAAATTACCATTCCGTGGTTTGCGATTCTGTTTATCGCAGTGGCGGTGTTTAACTCATTCCATCTGCTGCCAAAAGCAATGGTTGATATGCTCGTCACGCTGGATACCGTGTTGCTGGCAATGGCGATGGCGGCGCTCGGCGTCACTACACACGTCAGCGCACTGAAAAAAGCAGGTGCAAAACCTCTGCTGATGGCATTAATGCTCTTTGTCTGGTTGATTGTCGGCGGGGGCGCTATCAACCTGGCCGTACACAGTCTGATGGCATAA
- the cysL gene encoding DNA-binding transcriptional regulator, translating into MHITLRQLEVFAEVLKSGSTTQASVRLALSQSAVSAALTDLEGQLRVQLFDRVGKRLVVNEHGRLLYPRALALLEQAVEIEQLFREENGAIRVFASSTIGNYILPEVIARYRRDFPTLPLEDERRQ; encoded by the coding sequence ATGCACATAACATTGCGTCAGCTTGAAGTTTTTGCCGAGGTCCTGAAAAGCGGATCAACGACTCAGGCCTCTGTGCGCCTGGCATTGTCACAGTCTGCAGTCAGCGCGGCGCTCACCGATCTTGAAGGCCAGCTGCGCGTTCAGCTTTTTGACCGGGTAGGCAAACGCCTGGTGGTGAATGAACATGGGCGCCTGCTGTACCCGCGTGCGCTGGCGTTGCTGGAGCAGGCGGTTGAAATCGAGCAGTTATTTCGCGAGGAGAATGGCGCCATCCGTGTGTTCGCCAGCAGCACCATCGGGAACTATATTCTCCCGGAGGTAATCGCCCGCTACCGTCGCGATTTCCCGACGCTGCCGCTGGAGGATGAGCGTCGGCAATAG
- the yjiJ gene encoding protein YjiJ, with product MALRIALSGFVVLVVAMGIGRFAFTPQVPLMIAAGQLTLTSAGLVAAMNYLGYLVGAWDAMRAHRFVEGRLYLGIVGSVALTLLSAVADNAIVHGMIRFVIGCMSGWSMVLIAAWTNERLAHSGKPGLSAAVFAGPGAGIALSGLLAVYIQARSLSAGAAWQIYGVLALILIVLVARYLPRGGQLHRPGTAPDPLVLTPDLRRLVWSYSLAGFGYILPATFLSQMAALRFPGSLFAQFVWPIFGVAAVVGIALSIALRHVSTSNRRLSIVLWLQGLGVFAAWLMPGIAGLVTGALLVGGGFLCAVQLSLLCGRELAPEHTRYMAGLLTTGYAIGQLVGPVTSAISTWLTHQLEPALGLAGVALIVGGALVWNRQAERQRQSQ from the coding sequence ATGGCGCTGCGTATCGCGCTTAGTGGATTTGTGGTGCTTGTCGTCGCGATGGGAATAGGGCGTTTTGCCTTTACGCCCCAGGTTCCGCTGATGATCGCGGCTGGACAGCTGACGCTTACCAGCGCCGGATTAGTGGCTGCCATGAATTATCTTGGCTACCTGGTCGGTGCATGGGATGCCATGCGTGCGCATCGTTTTGTCGAAGGGCGCTTGTATCTGGGGATTGTAGGCTCCGTGGCGCTGACGCTGCTCTCTGCTGTGGCGGATAACGCCATCGTACATGGAATGATACGCTTTGTGATCGGCTGCATGAGCGGCTGGTCCATGGTGTTGATCGCCGCGTGGACCAATGAACGGCTGGCGCATTCCGGCAAGCCTGGTCTGAGCGCGGCAGTGTTTGCGGGTCCAGGGGCGGGCATTGCGCTCAGCGGCCTGCTGGCCGTTTATATTCAGGCGCGATCGCTTTCGGCGGGTGCAGCCTGGCAAATTTATGGCGTACTGGCGCTGATTTTAATTGTGCTGGTGGCGCGCTATTTACCGCGTGGCGGACAGCTGCACCGCCCTGGTACCGCACCCGATCCGCTGGTACTGACACCCGATTTGCGTCGCCTGGTCTGGAGCTATAGCCTGGCCGGGTTTGGGTATATTCTTCCGGCGACATTTTTGTCGCAGATGGCCGCTTTGCGTTTTCCGGGAAGCCTGTTTGCCCAGTTTGTCTGGCCGATTTTTGGCGTAGCGGCCGTGGTGGGGATCGCGTTGAGTATCGCACTGCGCCATGTCTCGACGTCGAATCGACGTTTATCCATTGTGCTGTGGTTGCAGGGATTGGGCGTTTTTGCCGCCTGGTTAATGCCGGGGATCGCGGGTCTGGTGACCGGTGCGTTGCTGGTCGGAGGCGGATTTCTCTGCGCCGTTCAACTCTCGCTGCTGTGTGGTCGCGAGCTGGCACCCGAACATACCCGTTACATGGCGGGACTCTTGACCACGGGATACGCGATAGGCCAGCTGGTGGGCCCGGTGACATCCGCGATTTCCACCTGGCTGACTCACCAACTGGAGCCTGCGCTGGGTCTGGCGGGTGTCGCCCTGATTGTTGGCGGAGCACTGGTCTGGAACCGTCAGGCTGAAAGGCAACGGCAATCGCAATAA
- the folE gene encoding GTP cyclohydrolase 1 — translation MPSLSKEAALVHEALVARGLETPLRPPVTELDNETRKRLIAGHMTEIMQLLNLDLSDDSLMETPQRIAKMYVDEIFSGLDYANFPKITVIENKMKVDEMVTVREITLTSTCEHHFVTIDGKATVAYIPKDTVIGLSKINRIVQFFAQRPQVQERLTQQILTALQTLLGTNNVAVSIDAVHYCVKARGVRDATSATTTTSLGGLFKSSQNTRQEFLRAVRHHN, via the coding sequence ATGCCATCACTCAGTAAAGAAGCCGCTCTCGTCCACGAAGCGCTGGTTGCGCGTGGTCTTGAAACCCCGCTGCGTCCACCGGTCACCGAACTGGACAATGAAACACGCAAACGTCTTATTGCCGGGCACATGACCGAGATTATGCAGTTGCTGAATCTCGACCTGAGCGACGACAGCCTGATGGAGACGCCGCAACGCATCGCAAAAATGTATGTCGACGAGATTTTCTCCGGCCTGGATTACGCTAATTTCCCAAAAATCACCGTCATCGAAAATAAAATGAAAGTCGATGAAATGGTGACCGTGCGCGAAATTACGTTGACGAGTACCTGCGAACACCACTTTGTTACTATCGATGGCAAAGCGACCGTGGCGTATATCCCTAAAGATACGGTGATTGGCCTGTCTAAAATTAACCGCATTGTGCAGTTCTTTGCCCAGCGTCCGCAGGTTCAGGAACGTTTGACCCAGCAAATTCTGACTGCGCTTCAAACGCTGTTGGGGACCAACAATGTGGCTGTATCCATTGATGCCGTGCATTATTGCGTGAAAGCGCGCGGCGTACGTGATGCCACCAGTGCAACGACCACGACCTCCCTTGGCGGTCTGTTTAAGTCGAGCCAGAATACCCGTCAGGAATTTCTGCGCGCAGTGCGTCACCACAACTGA